The genome window ATAATAACTATTTTGACTTTAATCTATAGCGATAATGACATATTGTTGAATTATTTTGACATTGGAGAATAATTATGTTTAACGAAAAAGTTGTTTTTACAAACCCAAATATTCCTGTTCTTGCAAGAGTATGTTCAGGCAGATTGAATGATTTTCATATTCATTCGGAAATTGAACTGATAAGTATCCTTTCCGGTTCTATGACAATAAAAACAGAATCAGAAACATATAAGGCATCCAAAGGCGAAGTTCTTTTTATAAACAGCAATATTCCTCACTCAACCGTCGATGTTGACTCTGATTTTTCCGGAAGACTCGTGCAATTCCGTATGCCTTCAGTCACCAATGGAAATCTTGGATATTTATTTCAGTATTTCAACAACTGGGGAACTCCGGCATATATGTTCTCAAAATCAGATGACAGTAAATTAATTGCTGAGTGCATTAATAAAATTTTAACTGAAAAAAACACGAATGATATCGCTGGTGAATACTACATAACATCAAACATGTATATGATACTTTCACTTCTTTATAAAAAAAATCTATTCGGAGATACAGAGAAACTTCTTAACAACAAAAAAGAAATCGAAAGACTTCTCCCTGTACTTGAATATATAGATTCTCATTACCACGAAAGCATTTCAATTGATGACTTAAGCAGTATTCTTAATCTTAATGAATATTATTTTTGTCGTTTTTTCAAAAAAGTTATGGGCAACACAGCAATCAACTACATCAATTTTGTAAGAACATATTATGCAAAAAAACTTTTATTTACAGACAAAACAATACTTGATATATCTATGGAAACCGGTTTTTCATCCGTTTCATATTTCAGTAAAATATTCAAAAAACATTTTCAATATTCACCGTCAGATTATAAAAAGATTGCAGGACGGGCAGATAATTTAATATAAAAAAGAAGATATTTTTAGATAATACTTTTTACATCAACCGATATTCAATTATCCGATAAAATGTGAAAAGCAACAATATCTTTATAACAAAAAGAGGCTGTATAAGCCCCTTTTTCTTTCATATGCTACTTTATAATTCTTGCAGCAAAATCTATTGATTTATCTGCTAAAATATTCTCTTTCATATTTATCACCAATGAAATTATATTATCAAACTTACATAATTTCATTTATTAATTATTCATCAGCGAAGCGGTTTCATCATTCATTATTCATTAAAAAATCCTGTCTTTCGACAGGATTTTTGTTTTGGAAGATGCGAATGATTTAGATGCCACATACAATCCCCCGAATTCGAGGGAATTAAAATCAGTATCTTGCCTAAGCAAAACTACAACAATTATTAATTATTCATCAGCGAAGCGGCTTCATCATTCATTATTCATTAAAAAATCCTGTCGAACCTAATGAATGATGAATATTGAATAATGAAAAATGAATAATACAAAACAAAAAATCCTATCTTTCGACAGGATTTTTGTTTTGGTAGCGGCGAGTGGACTTGAACCACCGACCGTACGGGTATGAACCGTATGCTCTAGCCAACTGAGCTACACCGCCAAATATTTAATAATATTCAATTAATGAACACTATGATAGTATATCCTAAACTTACCTTTTTGTCAATATATTTTTTAAAAAAAATTATATTTTTAATTTATATTGTTAAAAGTATTTTTTTATGATATGATAAAAATGATTACAATTATTAAGGAGAAACTATGGAAAACTTAACAGATATTTCAGTTATAAAAAAAATATGTGCTAAATACGGGTTCAAATTCAAAAAAGGGTTTGGGCAGAATTTCTTATGCGATGAGGAAATTGTTAATAATATTATATTAAATTCAGGTATTAATAAAGATACCTCAGTTATAGAAATCGGTCCCGGTTTTGGTAGTTTGACACAATCCTTACTAAAATATGCAAAAAAGGTTACATCAATTGAAATAGACTCATCTTTAATACCTGTTTTAGAGGACTTATTCTCTTCTTATGATAATTTTAATCTTATAAACTGTGATGTTTTAAAATTTGATTTAAATTCTATTATTGATGATAATACTGTTTTAGTAGCCAATCTTCCTTATTATATTACAACACCGATTTTAACTTATCTTTTAGAAGGAAGGTATAATTTAAAATCTATTACTGTTATGGTGCAAAAAGAGGTTGCCAAAAGACTTGTTGCCCTTCCGGGAACAAAAGATTATGGTGCTATTACCTGCCTTGTCAATTATTACAGCGATGCTAAAATTGTTGTTGATGTCCCAAAAGATTCATTTATCCCTGCTCCAAATGTTGACTCTGCAGTTGTTAAACTTGATATACTAAAAGAGCCAAGAGTTAATCCAAAAAGTGAAAAAAATATGTTCAAACTAATAAAGGCATCTTTTAATCAAAGAAGAAAAACCTTTTTAAATGGTATAGCAAACAGTAAAATAACCTCGCTTTCAAAAAACGAACTTGAAAATGTCATTTTATCTTTAGGTTATGATATAAATTTAAGAGGCGAAACTTTATCAGTAGAAGATTTTGCAAAAATTTCTGATGAAATTTTTTAACTGTCGGAAAGGAACCATAAAATGAAAAAAGCTATTATTGCAATGAGTGGCGGAGTTGACAGTTCAGTTGCCGCATATCTTATAAAGCAGTCAGGATTTGATATTAAAGGAGTTACTTTAAAATTACATTCAGATAAAACCTCAGATCCGTCCTGTTGTACTGAGCAGGATATTATTGATGCCAAAAGCATTTGTGACAGTCTTTTGATACCTCATGAAGTTATAAATTTTACTGACGATTTTAACAAAAAAGTTATTGATAATTTTGTCAACACATATATTGAAGGCGGAACACCTAATCCCTGCATTGAATGTAACCGACATATAAAATTTAAAAAGTTACTTGATATGGCAAAAGAGGAAAATTTTGATTATGTTGTTACAGGGCATTACGCCAAAGTAGAGTTTGATGAAAAATCAGGTAAATTCTTACTTAAAAAAGCAGTTGACCACTCAAAAGACCAAAGTTATGTTCTTTACTCTTTAACCCAAAAGCAATTATCTAAAATTTTATTTCCATTAGGAGATATGACAAAAGAAGAAATAAGAAACTTAGCAGAAAGTCTTAATTTCGTTAATGCAAAAAAATCAGACAGTCAGGATATTTGCTTTGTTAAAGATACAGGTTATGCTGAATTTATTGAAGAATATACAGGCAAAAAAAGCAAACCCGGAAAGTTTATTGATTTAGCAGGAAATGTTTTAGGACAACATAAAGGAATTATAAATTACACCATCGGTCAACGAAAAGGGTTGGGGCTTTCTTTAAAAGAGCCGATGTTTGTATGTGAAAAGGATATAAAGAATAATCAGGTTATTTTAGGGTACCAAAAAGACTTATTTAAAGATAGTCTTGTTGCGGAAAACGTTAACTTTATACCTTTTGAAGTTCTAAATGAAAGCATCAGGGTTACAGCTAAAACAAGATACTCTCAAAAAGAAGAACCTGCCACAATTACACCAATGGAAGACGGAAAAGTTTTTGTTAAATTTGATTCTCCTCAAAGAGCAATAACAAAAGGTCAGGCAGTTGTTTTTTATGATAATGATATTGTAGTAGGCGGAGGTACAATCTGTTAAAATGACAGTTTTTGAAATAATCGATAATTTGTATTTAAAAAGTGATATTTCCCATTCGGAATGTGTATCATTATTAAATGAATATAAAAATGATAAAGTAAGAGAATATTTATTTTCCAAATCCGCTTATATAACTGAGAAAATATTTAATAAAAAAATTTATATAAGAGGCTTAATAGAATATTCAAATTACTGCAAGAATGACTGTTTCTACTGTGGAATAAGAAAAAGCAATCAAAACCTTGAAAGATACAGACTTAATAAAGAAGAAATTCTTACCGCTTGTAAAAACGGATATGAATTAGGTTTTCGTACCTTTGTTCTGCAAGGTGGAGAAGATGGTTATTTTAATGATGAATTAACCTGTGAAATTATATCCGAAATAAGAAACAAATACCCTGATTGTGCCATTACTCTTTCTATGGGCGAAAAAAGTTACGAATCATATAAAAAATTCTACGACTCAGGTGCTAACAGGTATCTTTTAAGGCACGAAAGTATAAATCCTTTACACTATAGTAAACTACACCCTGAGAGCCTTAATATTACCTCAAGAGTCAGATGCCTTAAAGACTTAAAGGAAATAGGCTATCAGGTTGGATGTGGTTTCATGGTTGGCTCTCCGTATCAGACGGTAGACAACATAGCGGAAGACATTATATTCATTAAAGAATTTAAACCGCATATGATTGGCATAGGTCCGTTTATACCTCATATTGATACTCCGTTTAAAAATTTTGAATGTGGAGATTACAGGCTATGCACATTTATTATAGCTATTTTAAGACTTATAAATAACTCTGCTTTAATTCCTGCTACTACTGCTCTCAATTCAGTTAACAAAAACGGAAGAAAAGAAGGCATTTTAGCCGGTGCAAATGTTATAATGCCTAACCTATCTCCTTTTGATGTAAGGGATAAATATAATTTATATAACGGAAAATTAAGTACGGGAATTGAAGGTGCAGAAAGTCTTGAAGGTTTAAAAAAAGAACTTGAAAGCATAGGCTTTGTTATTTCAACTAAACGTGGAGATTATATTGAATGAAAAGTGTAAAATGCAAAATGATAAATAGCAGGTGGATTCTTAAAAATCCACCTGCTATTTAATTAAAAAGTCTTATTTATTCCTGTTATATGGTTTATTATTTCGCCTGCAATTATAAGCCCTGAAACTGAAGGAACGTAAGCCATACTTCCCGGTGTTGAACGTCTGTTATCTTCGCTTATATTAACCAAAGGTTTAGCAGGTGTTTCTTTTGAATAGACTACTTTTAATTTTTTTATACCTCTTTTTTTAAGTTCATAACGCATAACTTTTGCAAGAGGACAAACGGAAGTTTTATATATGTCGGTCACTTCAAACTTTGTTGCATCAAACTTATTACCTGCTCCCATAGCACTTATTATTTTTGTATTAGATTCGTTACATTTTTCTATGATAAGTATTTTTGAACTTACAGTATCTATGGCATCTACCACAAAATCATAAGAAGAAAAATCAAATGTATCAATATTATCTTTATTTACAAATAAATCAAAAGTATTTACTTTTATATCTTTATTTATATCAAGAAGCATTTCTTTTAATACTTCAACCTTTTTTCTTCCTACCGATTTTAAGTTTGCTATAATCTGCCTGTTAATATTGGTAACACTCACAGTATCAGAATCAACAATATCAATAGAAGATACTCCGCTTCGCGCCAGAGCCATAACCGTATATGATCCTACTCCGCCTACACCGAAAACAAGAACACGCGTGTTATTAATTTTTTTCATATTTTCTTGACCTACTAAAATTTCGGTGCGAAAAAATTGTTCCATATCTCTACATCCTTGTTTTAATTAAAAATAACTTTTAGCATTTCGCCATTATTAACAACCTGTTCGTTATATAAAAACAATAAGTCTGCATTATCTATTTTAACATAGTTTTCAATAAGAGGACTTGCAACATATCTTAAATCTACAAGAGCAATTTCTGAGTAGTTCTCGATAAGCAAAGGTGCAAGAGAAAGACTGTATGAGTCATTAAATATGACAAGCCTTTTATCACTGCCCGAAACTTCATTTTTTATAATACAAATAGGTGAAGGACCTGATAAGAATAAATCATATTGTGATTTAGAATTTAACTTATCAGTATTGTAAACTTTATTATACTTATCTCCCATTATGTTATTAACAGTTGCAGTATCAATGTATTCATTTGTCATATAATAAATTTCTTCACTCTTGATATCACTAATCTTTGCTCCATGCTGACCTGTAAAGGCATCAACCTTAACAAGTGAGTTTTTAGATATATCTGTATTAAAATCAAGATATTCGCCCAGTTTCTTAACCACAGGCCCTATTTTATCCTGTTTATAATGAGGGTCGGTTATATAATAATCATTAAGAGTCAATTCATTCATTACATCAATATAAGTTACATTATTTATATTTGAATTTAGTATTTCAAACATTTTTTCATAATCAAAGGGTGTTTTCAATTCATCGTTTATAAAATAACTCTTACTTGGAATAACCGAATAGAAAACTTTATTTGAAGAATATTTATTTGCAAGATATTCAATTTTCTTTGCAGTTTGTTCTACGCCTGACGGGCGGACTTCGCCGATATAATCCATATAATAATCATTATAAGTTATAATATCATTCCCATCAGGCTCTATTAGTTTTTTCTTTCTAACTCTAATTTCAAGAAACTTTCTTGAAACTGTTTTGGTGCAATCTGGTCAATTACAAGAAGAATAAAATTGCCTTTAGAAGTAACGATAACATCTTCCCTTTCAACGCCTACGCATATCCATTTTCTAGGATCAACTTTTTCTTTAATTTCAGTTTTTAATGTTTCTATATCAGTTCCTTCTTTAACTTTAACAAGACAAATTGAATGAGCAACACTTCCCATCATAGGTTCTGATGCAATTGCTTCTTCAAATTCCATATTCGGAATTCCAAGATAGTATTCACTGTTTTCCTTTGTTATTTCCATCTGCATTGTATTAGGAAGTGCTTCAGTAACACCATCATAAATTCTATCCATTATTCCTTCAAGTGAATAAGCGTCTTTTACAATATTAAAACCATCTAATATTTTAACACATTCTGCTCTTGTTATAAGTGATAGTGGTTTTAAAGTTCCATCTTCATACCCTGAAATATTGCCTGCTTCAACAAGCCCTGCAACATAATCTTTTGCGTAATCGGAAATCATATCTTTATCGGAAAAATTACTTAAAACATCATAGTTTTGAGATAATGTATAAAACGCTCTTCCTGCCATTGTGAATACATCCTGTCTTGTAATAAGACTTTGAGGATTAAAGTTTTCGCCGGGAGCAACAACGTTAAGAGTAACAAGTTTTTTTACATTTTCATAAAACCAGTCCTGGCTGTTAACATCTGAAAATTCGTGTTCACTGTATTCTGCAACATTCATATCTATTGCAGATGCCAAAACAGTTGCAAATTCAGCACGTGTCATATTATTGTCAGGTTTAAAACTTCCGTCTTCATAACCTTTAATTTTCCCTGCTTCTATCCATTTTTGAACTATACTTTCTGCCCAATGGCCTGAAATATCACTTGCAGCATATGTAGTAAAACTAAACATCATAATAACAGCAAGTAAAAAAGATAATAATTTTTTCATATTCTTTTCTCCTTCTTTTTTCTTTTTAAGTTTGTCACATATATAATAGACTGTTTTTAAAAAGAAAAGTTTCACTTTTTTAAAAAAAGCACAAGATGTAAAATCCTGTGCTTTTTTATAAAAAATGTTAATTATTTGTTATCTACGCTATATGCATAAGCGATAAGGTCAACAACTTTGTTTGAATAACCCCATTCGTTATCATACCAAGAAACTAATTTAACAAAATTATCTGTTAAAGCAATACCTGCTTTTACATCAAAGATAGATGTGTGAGGATCGTGAATGAAATCACTTGAAACAACTGCATCTTCTGTGTAAGAAAGAATACCTTTTAATTCACCGTCAGCCGCTTCTTTGATTGCAGCAACGATTTCATCATAAGTTGCACTCTTTTCTAATTTACAAGTTAAGTCAACAACTGAAACGTCTGCTGTAGGAACTCTGAAAGCCATACCTGTTA of Oscillospiraceae bacterium contains these proteins:
- a CDS encoding AraC family transcriptional regulator; this encodes MFNEKVVFTNPNIPVLARVCSGRLNDFHIHSEIELISILSGSMTIKTESETYKASKGEVLFINSNIPHSTVDVDSDFSGRLVQFRMPSVTNGNLGYLFQYFNNWGTPAYMFSKSDDSKLIAECINKILTEKNTNDIAGEYYITSNMYMILSLLYKKNLFGDTEKLLNNKKEIERLLPVLEYIDSHYHESISIDDLSSILNLNEYYFCRFFKKVMGNTAINYINFVRTYYAKKLLFTDKTILDISMETGFSSVSYFSKIFKKHFQYSPSDYKKIAGRADNLI
- the rsmA gene encoding 16S rRNA (adenine(1518)-N(6)/adenine(1519)-N(6))-dimethyltransferase RsmA; the protein is MENLTDISVIKKICAKYGFKFKKGFGQNFLCDEEIVNNIILNSGINKDTSVIEIGPGFGSLTQSLLKYAKKVTSIEIDSSLIPVLEDLFSSYDNFNLINCDVLKFDLNSIIDDNTVLVANLPYYITTPILTYLLEGRYNLKSITVMVQKEVAKRLVALPGTKDYGAITCLVNYYSDAKIVVDVPKDSFIPAPNVDSAVVKLDILKEPRVNPKSEKNMFKLIKASFNQRRKTFLNGIANSKITSLSKNELENVILSLGYDINLRGETLSVEDFAKISDEIF
- the mnmA gene encoding tRNA 2-thiouridine(34) synthase MnmA, producing the protein MKKAIIAMSGGVDSSVAAYLIKQSGFDIKGVTLKLHSDKTSDPSCCTEQDIIDAKSICDSLLIPHEVINFTDDFNKKVIDNFVNTYIEGGTPNPCIECNRHIKFKKLLDMAKEENFDYVVTGHYAKVEFDEKSGKFLLKKAVDHSKDQSYVLYSLTQKQLSKILFPLGDMTKEEIRNLAESLNFVNAKKSDSQDICFVKDTGYAEFIEEYTGKKSKPGKFIDLAGNVLGQHKGIINYTIGQRKGLGLSLKEPMFVCEKDIKNNQVILGYQKDLFKDSLVAENVNFIPFEVLNESIRVTAKTRYSQKEEPATITPMEDGKVFVKFDSPQRAITKGQAVVFYDNDIVVGGGTIC
- the hydE gene encoding [FeFe] hydrogenase H-cluster radical SAM maturase HydE; the protein is MTVFEIIDNLYLKSDISHSECVSLLNEYKNDKVREYLFSKSAYITEKIFNKKIYIRGLIEYSNYCKNDCFYCGIRKSNQNLERYRLNKEEILTACKNGYELGFRTFVLQGGEDGYFNDELTCEIISEIRNKYPDCAITLSMGEKSYESYKKFYDSGANRYLLRHESINPLHYSKLHPESLNITSRVRCLKDLKEIGYQVGCGFMVGSPYQTVDNIAEDIIFIKEFKPHMIGIGPFIPHIDTPFKNFECGDYRLCTFIIAILRLINNSALIPATTALNSVNKNGRKEGILAGANVIMPNLSPFDVRDKYNLYNGKLSTGIEGAESLEGLKKELESIGFVISTKRGDYIE
- a CDS encoding tRNA threonylcarbamoyladenosine dehydratase, whose amino-acid sequence is MEQFFRTEILVGQENMKKINNTRVLVFGVGGVGSYTVMALARSGVSSIDIVDSDTVSVTNINRQIIANLKSVGRKKVEVLKEMLLDINKDIKVNTFDLFVNKDNIDTFDFSSYDFVVDAIDTVSSKILIIEKCNESNTKIISAMGAGNKFDATKFEVTDIYKTSVCPLAKVMRYELKKRGIKKLKVVYSKETPAKPLVNISEDNRRSTPGSMAYVPSVSGLIIAGEIINHITGINKTF
- a CDS encoding DUF4358 domain-containing protein; this encodes MKKLLSFLLAVIMMFSFTTYAASDISGHWAESIVQKWIEAGKIKGYEDGSFKPDNNMTRAEFATVLASAIDMNVAEYSEHEFSDVNSQDWFYENVKKLVTLNVVAPGENFNPQSLITRQDVFTMAGRAFYTLSQNYDVLSNFSDKDMISDYAKDYVAGLVEAGNISGYEDGTLKPLSLITRAECVKILDGFNIVKDAYSLEGIMDRIYDGVTEALPNTMQMEITKENSEYYLGIPNMEFEEAIASEPMMGSVAHSICLVKVKEGTDIETLKTEIKEKVDPRKWICVGVEREDVIVTSKGNFILLVIDQIAPKQFQESFLKLELERKN